From the Candidatus Saccharimonadaceae bacterium ML1 genome, one window contains:
- a CDS encoding alanine--tRNA ligase, with amino-acid sequence MSFCDIMTPMNAQEIRKKYLEFYQQRGHAIVKRAPLILHDDPTTLFTGSGMQPMIPFLLGEPHPRGTRIADSQTCLRAQDIDDIGDNRHTTFFEMLGNWSLGDYFKQEQIPWMFEFLTEVVGLDPARLYVTCYRGNDKFGISKDQETADLWAKLFADKGLSHGQADIGGEADGYARGIREGERIFFYDGTKNWWSRNGSEATTPVGDPCGPDSEMFYLFDTPHDLAFGEHCHPNCDCGRFMEIGNNVFMAYKKVAEGKFEPLAKPNIDHGSGLERIAAAANNDPDVFKVSLLWPIIKKLEQLSGKTYAAHTESMRVIADHLRAATFMAVDGCVPSNKEQGYVMRRLLRRAIRFANELGVKEDFFEEIIPVIADLYVNDFPEIAEHRDKIIITLMKEEKAFTRTLFKGVRHLRKFVEDGLTGVELFTLHDTYGFPVELSTEIARREGVKLDADWRVQFDAKMQEQRQRSQTARKGQFHGGLEGAESIHLKYHTATHLLGAALRKVLNAPDLQQHGSNITTERLRFDFNHDKLTPAEKQAVEDQVNAWIDADLPVSYHVYPTEKALQMGAIGAFGERYGSEVKVYSIGESDNCVSFEVCGGPHVSHTGELKAGGKRFKIIKEESSSAGIRRIKAVLR; translated from the coding sequence ATGTCATTCTGTGATATAATGACCCCTATGAATGCCCAAGAAATCCGCAAAAAATATTTGGAGTTTTATCAGCAGCGCGGCCACGCGATCGTGAAGCGTGCACCGCTTATCTTGCACGACGACCCGACGACGTTGTTTACCGGCTCTGGTATGCAGCCAATGATTCCGTTCCTGCTTGGCGAGCCGCACCCGCGCGGCACGCGGATTGCCGATAGTCAGACGTGTTTGCGCGCGCAAGATATTGACGATATCGGCGACAATCGTCACACGACGTTTTTTGAGATGCTTGGCAACTGGAGTTTGGGCGATTACTTCAAGCAAGAGCAAATTCCGTGGATGTTTGAATTTCTGACAGAGGTTGTCGGACTTGATCCAGCGCGTCTCTATGTAACATGCTACCGCGGCAACGATAAATTTGGCATTTCAAAAGATCAAGAAACGGCTGATTTATGGGCAAAGTTATTTGCTGATAAAGGCTTGTCGCATGGGCAAGCAGACATCGGCGGCGAAGCAGACGGCTATGCACGCGGTATTCGTGAAGGCGAGCGGATTTTCTTTTATGACGGAACAAAGAACTGGTGGAGCCGCAACGGCTCAGAAGCGACGACGCCGGTGGGCGATCCATGCGGACCGGATAGCGAAATGTTCTATTTGTTTGATACGCCGCACGACTTGGCATTTGGCGAGCACTGCCATCCAAACTGCGATTGCGGACGGTTCATGGAGATCGGCAATAACGTGTTTATGGCCTATAAAAAAGTCGCCGAGGGTAAATTTGAGCCGCTTGCTAAGCCGAATATTGATCATGGATCCGGTTTGGAGCGGATTGCTGCAGCGGCGAATAACGACCCAGATGTATTCAAGGTGAGCTTGCTCTGGCCAATTATCAAGAAACTTGAGCAGCTGAGCGGCAAGACGTATGCAGCGCACACCGAAAGTATGCGCGTCATCGCCGACCACTTGCGCGCAGCAACGTTTATGGCGGTTGATGGCTGTGTGCCGAGCAATAAAGAGCAGGGGTATGTTATGCGGCGGCTATTGCGGCGGGCAATCAGGTTTGCAAATGAACTTGGTGTGAAAGAAGATTTTTTCGAAGAAATTATTCCGGTAATTGCTGATTTGTACGTAAACGATTTTCCAGAAATTGCCGAGCATCGCGATAAAATTATTATCACGCTCATGAAAGAAGAAAAAGCGTTCACGCGGACACTCTTTAAGGGCGTGCGGCACTTGCGTAAATTTGTCGAAGACGGATTGACGGGCGTTGAGTTGTTCACTCTGCACGACACGTATGGATTTCCGGTTGAGCTAAGTACAGAAATTGCCCGCCGTGAAGGTGTTAAGCTCGACGCTGACTGGCGAGTGCAATTTGACGCCAAGATGCAGGAGCAGCGCCAACGCAGCCAAACGGCGCGCAAAGGTCAATTCCACGGCGGGCTAGAAGGTGCGGAGTCGATCCACCTAAAGTACCACACAGCGACGCACTTGCTCGGTGCGGCGCTGCGGAAAGTACTGAACGCGCCGGATTTACAGCAGCATGGCAGCAATATCACGACCGAGCGGCTGCGGTTTGATTTTAACCACGATAAGCTGACGCCAGCCGAGAAGCAAGCGGTTGAAGATCAAGTAAATGCTTGGATTGATGCGGATTTGCCTGTTAGCTACCACGTATATCCAACTGAAAAAGCGCTTCAAATGGGTGCAATCGGTGCGTTCGGCGAACGTTACGGATCAGAGGTAAAAGTGTATTCTATTGGTGAAAGCGATAATTGCGTTAGTTTTGAAGTTTGCGGCGGTCCGCATGTGAGTCATACAGGCGAATTGAAAGCAGGCGGCAAACGGTTTAAGATAATCAAAGAAGAATCGTCAAGCGCCGGCATTCGCCGTATCAAAGCGGTACTACGCTGA
- the ruvX gene encoding Pre-16S rRNA nuclease: MSKSYVALDVGEKRIGVALARDDVKIAMAYDTLNVDGGEVQAIAEIIVREKADVLVVGYPRNQAGEPTKQTEFVERFVEQLRDIAPKIVFQDESLTSVKAEEILNARNQPYAKGEVDALAASLILQDYLETH, encoded by the coding sequence ATGAGTAAATCGTACGTTGCGCTTGATGTCGGCGAGAAGCGAATTGGCGTTGCCTTAGCGCGTGATGACGTAAAAATCGCGATGGCGTATGATACGCTCAATGTTGATGGCGGCGAAGTTCAGGCGATTGCTGAAATTATCGTGCGTGAAAAAGCCGATGTGCTCGTCGTCGGGTATCCGCGCAACCAAGCAGGCGAGCCAACGAAGCAGACAGAATTTGTCGAGCGGTTTGTCGAACAGCTGCGCGACATTGCGCCAAAAATCGTTTTTCAAGACGAATCGCTCACGAGTGTTAAGGCTGAAGAAATTTTGAACGCGCGTAATCAACCGTACGCAAAAGGCGAAGTCGACGCGCTAGCGGCAAGTTTGATATTGCAAGATTATTTGGAGACGCACTAA
- a CDS encoding LysM peptidoglycan-binding domain-containing protein has product MRSGRTVIITNDSSAKARSNFMARKALDSSARTHVSKRSRRGALSISSIASYFGVFLLITTLIAVSYQPVATERSSALANASPTTQTTTLAKVQSEAGSVDPVVAANIASSLADTTNMPVSNNVANLSQSLAVETMMTQTDSSTISKPQVVNMTADSRSTTTYVTQAGDTLDGVAEKYGLKKTTIAWANNLSSDALEPNVTLTILPTDGILYTTKDGDTLDAIAEKYGSKKSDIVTYNDLELSANVASGTRLIIPGGVLPENERPGYAASSRNANSSRRGVPANSNWGAGTAAGAASSFRGVVSAGNKYAWGNCTWYAYERRIQLGLPVGSYWGNASTWAYNARAAGLMVNGTPSAGAIMANGGGYGHVAIVESVNPGVSVTISEMNGYRWGGGFNRVGRGTLSWSEATSGYYKYIH; this is encoded by the coding sequence ATGCGTTCCGGGAGAACGGTTATCATTACTAACGATTCATCAGCAAAAGCTCGCTCGAATTTTATGGCACGCAAGGCTCTTGATTCGTCGGCGCGTACTCATGTGAGTAAACGATCACGCCGCGGTGCGCTTTCTATTTCGTCAATTGCGTCGTATTTCGGCGTATTTTTGTTAATTACAACGTTAATCGCGGTTAGCTATCAGCCGGTCGCGACAGAACGGTCGTCGGCGCTTGCAAATGCCTCGCCGACAACGCAGACGACGACGCTTGCTAAGGTACAGAGTGAAGCTGGCTCGGTTGATCCGGTGGTAGCGGCAAATATCGCATCTTCGCTTGCCGACACGACAAATATGCCGGTCAGCAATAACGTAGCAAACTTATCGCAATCGCTTGCAGTCGAAACAATGATGACGCAGACCGATTCAAGCACGATTAGTAAGCCGCAAGTCGTAAATATGACGGCTGATTCGCGCAGCACGACAACCTACGTGACGCAAGCGGGTGATACGCTTGACGGTGTTGCCGAAAAATACGGATTAAAGAAAACAACAATCGCTTGGGCGAATAATTTGAGCTCTGATGCGCTTGAACCAAATGTGACGCTGACAATTCTGCCGACAGATGGTATTTTGTACACGACGAAAGACGGCGATACGCTTGATGCGATCGCCGAAAAATATGGTAGCAAGAAGAGCGACATTGTTACGTATAACGACCTTGAACTTTCAGCGAATGTCGCAAGCGGTACGCGCTTAATTATTCCTGGCGGCGTCTTGCCGGAAAATGAACGTCCAGGCTATGCCGCATCATCGCGCAACGCTAATTCGTCGCGCCGCGGCGTGCCGGCAAATAGCAACTGGGGCGCTGGTACGGCAGCAGGTGCTGCCTCATCGTTCAGGGGCGTGGTATCTGCTGGCAATAAATATGCTTGGGGCAATTGTACATGGTACGCATATGAACGCCGTATTCAGCTCGGTTTGCCGGTCGGTAGTTACTGGGGTAACGCTAGCACGTGGGCATACAATGCGCGGGCTGCAGGATTAATGGTAAATGGTACGCCGAGCGCTGGGGCGATTATGGCAAATGGCGGCGGTTATGGTCACGTAGCAATCGTTGAATCGGTGAATCCAGGCGTTTCTGTCACGATTAGCGAAATGAACGGGTATCGCTGGGGCGGCGGTTTCAACCGCGTC
- a CDS encoding FtsA domain-containing protein has translation MKLSMVLDKIRALRKKVDTQADDYIVALDIGTEYIKALIANVQGEDIEIVGVGRAHQELGDMHQGAIADIAGVVRNCEEALGAAEEEAGLQAKRAVIGIAGELVKGVTNTIRYRRPQPDRPLDETEMEFIIEKVQDRAATKAQKQIALETGNDDVEVKLVNSALVSIHIDGYKVSNPIGFQGKDVAVQIYTAFAPMVHIGALEKVADELDLTLMAVAAEPFAVSRSVLGTDANSSFTAILADVGGGTTDIAVVNDGGVEGTKMFGIGGRSFTKTIATELAISYTQAEKLKINLDGEKIKPSVKEQIDAAINRTLEVWLSGVELALSEFDSVDQLPPRILLCGGGASLAPLVDALKKDDWYKDLPFTKRPSVQRISPHDVIGIVDTTEKASDHTYITAMGLLRVGYDTIIGASDAQTMRDRINRILRV, from the coding sequence ATGAAACTGTCTATGGTTTTAGATAAAATTCGTGCATTACGCAAAAAAGTTGATACGCAAGCCGATGATTATATTGTCGCGCTTGATATCGGCACTGAATATATCAAAGCACTGATCGCTAATGTTCAGGGCGAAGATATTGAGATCGTTGGCGTTGGACGCGCGCACCAAGAACTTGGCGATATGCACCAAGGTGCGATTGCTGATATCGCGGGCGTTGTCCGCAACTGTGAAGAAGCACTCGGCGCTGCCGAAGAAGAAGCTGGTTTGCAGGCGAAGCGTGCGGTTATTGGTATCGCTGGCGAGCTCGTAAAAGGCGTGACAAATACGATTCGATACCGCCGCCCGCAGCCGGATCGTCCGCTTGACGAAACTGAGATGGAATTTATCATCGAAAAAGTCCAAGACCGCGCCGCCACAAAAGCGCAAAAGCAGATTGCACTCGAAACTGGTAATGATGACGTTGAAGTAAAGCTAGTGAATTCAGCACTCGTCAGTATCCATATTGATGGTTATAAGGTGTCGAACCCGATTGGGTTTCAAGGAAAAGACGTTGCTGTGCAGATTTACACCGCTTTTGCGCCAATGGTGCATATTGGCGCGCTCGAAAAAGTTGCAGACGAGCTTGATTTAACGCTGATGGCAGTGGCGGCTGAGCCGTTTGCCGTGAGCCGCAGCGTACTCGGAACGGATGCAAACAGTTCATTTACGGCGATTTTGGCAGACGTTGGCGGCGGCACGACAGACATTGCTGTGGTGAATGACGGCGGCGTCGAAGGAACGAAAATGTTTGGTATCGGCGGACGCAGTTTCACAAAAACGATCGCAACGGAGCTGGCGATTAGCTACACGCAGGCGGAAAAACTAAAGATTAATTTGGACGGCGAGAAAATTAAGCCGTCAGTAAAAGAGCAAATTGACGCCGCAATAAACCGCACGCTTGAGGTTTGGTTATCCGGCGTGGAATTGGCGCTGAGCGAATTTGATTCAGTAGACCAGTTGCCGCCGCGCATTTTGCTATGCGGCGGCGGCGCAAGTTTAGCACCGCTCGTTGATGCGCTCAAAAAAGACGATTGGTACAAAGACTTGCCGTTTACTAAACGCCCGAGCGTTCAGCGAATTAGTCCGCATGATGTGATCGGTATCGTCGATACAACTGAAAAAGCAAGCGACCACACGTATATTACAGCGATGGGATTGTTACGCGTGGGATATGATACAATAATAGGAGCGAGCGATGCGCAAACGATGCGAGATCGAATCAATCGTATCCTGCGCGTGTAA
- the mnmA gene encoding tRNA 2-thiouridine(34) synthase MnmA, with the protein MAKRVFVGMSGGVDSSVAAALLVEQGYDVTGVYMKNWSQDLPGMECPWREDLADAKRVAVQLGIDFEVFDFQREYKQKVVDYMLDEYEEGRTPNPDIMCNQEVKFRLFLDVALEKGADFIATGHYARTEHGVLMMAKDRVKDQTYFLYRVTHAALRRTLFPLGNYTKPEVREMAKTRGLWTARKKESMGVCFVGNVGMREFLSEYVTTKPGDIVDRKTGAILGRHDGAIFYTLGQRHGLEIGGGLPYYVVGKDMNRNEVYVSRNINDDAMWQTAIPLANLHWIHGAPNEADVLRVRLRHRGELKLCQLRGTELFLTEPERAVAPGQSAVIYAGGVCLGGGIVAR; encoded by the coding sequence ATGGCAAAGCGGGTATTCGTCGGTATGAGCGGTGGCGTTGACAGCAGTGTTGCGGCGGCGCTTTTGGTTGAGCAGGGTTATGATGTGACCGGCGTCTATATGAAAAATTGGAGCCAGGATTTGCCCGGTATGGAGTGCCCGTGGCGTGAAGATTTAGCAGATGCAAAACGCGTGGCAGTACAGCTTGGGATTGATTTTGAAGTGTTTGATTTTCAGCGTGAGTATAAGCAAAAAGTTGTTGATTATATGCTTGATGAATACGAAGAGGGGCGCACGCCAAACCCTGATATCATGTGCAATCAAGAAGTAAAGTTTCGGTTGTTTCTTGATGTTGCGCTTGAAAAAGGCGCAGATTTTATCGCGACGGGGCATTATGCGCGTACCGAGCACGGCGTATTGATGATGGCAAAAGACCGCGTAAAAGACCAAACGTATTTTTTGTACCGCGTGACGCATGCGGCGTTGAGGCGTACACTGTTCCCGCTTGGTAATTATACAAAACCTGAGGTGCGTGAGATGGCAAAAACGCGCGGGCTATGGACGGCGCGTAAAAAAGAGTCGATGGGAGTGTGCTTTGTTGGTAATGTCGGTATGCGCGAGTTTTTGAGCGAGTATGTGACGACAAAACCGGGCGATATTGTTGATCGTAAAACGGGCGCAATTCTTGGCCGGCATGATGGCGCGATATTTTATACGCTTGGTCAGCGACATGGGCTGGAGATTGGCGGTGGATTGCCCTATTATGTCGTTGGTAAAGACATGAATCGTAACGAAGTGTATGTGAGTCGAAATATCAATGATGACGCGATGTGGCAAACGGCAATCCCACTTGCTAATCTACACTGGATACATGGCGCGCCGAATGAAGCGGATGTGCTACGTGTACGCCTGCGCCACCGCGGCGAATTAAAATTGTGCCAATTGCGCGGAACTGAACTATTTCTCACTGAACCCGAGCGTGCAGTTGCGCCTGGGCAGTCGGCGGTGATATATGCCGGCGGCGTCTGTTTGGGCGGCGGAATTGTCGCAAGGTAA
- a CDS encoding Cysteine desulfurase: MIYFDHAAATPLDKRVLAAMQPYFSEQFFNPSAPYAAAVEVKRAYQDAKHRLAVCIGGQASDVAMTAGATESINLMVHSARGHIVTSAIEHDAVLNAVKTREHTLVAPTKKGVITADAVRAAIRPDTELVTIALANHELGTVQPLRDIADVVRAERRRRFEAGEATPIWLHTDASQGAGQLDLHVSRLGVDAMTLNAGKIYGPKQVGLLWRQANVRLRPFIHGGGQERGLRSGTENVPGVIGFATALELAQRHRKTETKRLEGLRNGMQRQIVAAIPDVVISGDQKHCLASHLHVSFPGVDAERLIFILERQHIYVATGSACAANAGMRSRVLRAIRLAPDVADGSLRITLGCLSNQAICERGTVAIIAAVQSERARTRR, encoded by the coding sequence ATGATCTATTTTGACCATGCGGCAGCGACGCCGCTTGATAAGCGTGTACTGGCGGCAATGCAGCCGTATTTTTCCGAGCAGTTTTTTAATCCGTCTGCGCCATATGCTGCGGCAGTTGAGGTGAAAAGAGCGTATCAAGATGCAAAACATCGGTTAGCGGTATGTATCGGCGGGCAGGCGAGCGATGTGGCTATGACGGCGGGCGCGACAGAATCAATCAATTTAATGGTGCATAGCGCGCGCGGCCACATCGTAACGAGCGCAATTGAGCATGACGCAGTACTTAATGCGGTAAAAACGCGTGAACATACGCTTGTCGCGCCGACAAAAAAAGGTGTTATTACGGCCGATGCTGTGCGTGCGGCAATTCGTCCGGACACCGAACTGGTTACAATTGCGCTTGCAAATCACGAATTAGGAACGGTTCAACCGCTGCGCGATATTGCTGATGTTGTGCGCGCTGAGCGCCGCCGCCGGTTTGAGGCGGGTGAGGCAACGCCGATTTGGCTTCATACCGATGCGTCGCAAGGCGCAGGGCAGCTTGACCTGCATGTATCGCGGCTTGGCGTTGATGCGATGACGCTGAATGCGGGTAAAATTTACGGACCAAAGCAGGTTGGTCTGTTGTGGCGCCAAGCGAATGTGCGGTTACGGCCGTTTATTCACGGCGGCGGACAGGAGCGCGGTCTTCGCAGCGGTACTGAAAATGTGCCGGGCGTGATTGGATTTGCTACGGCGCTTGAACTGGCGCAGCGGCATCGAAAAACGGAGACAAAGCGGCTTGAGGGGTTACGAAATGGCATGCAGCGGCAGATTGTCGCGGCGATTCCCGATGTGGTTATATCAGGCGATCAAAAGCACTGCCTAGCAAGTCATTTGCATGTATCATTTCCAGGCGTCGACGCAGAGCGCTTAATATTCATACTTGAACGGCAACATATATATGTTGCAACTGGCAGTGCCTGTGCGGCGAATGCTGGTATGCGGTCGCGTGTGCTGCGGGCAATTAGGTTAGCGCCGGATGTTGCTGACGGCAGTTTGCGTATTACGCTCGGGTGTTTGTCGAATCAGGCGATTTGCGAGCGCGGTACTGTCGCAATTATCGCAGCAGTCCAATCCGAGCGAGCGAGGACGCGGCGATGA
- a CDS encoding Baseplate J domain-containing protein has translation MRKRCEIESIVSCACNRNMQKDVIYIDVEDDITAIIGKIKAAEHEIVALVPPKRTGAIQSAVNLKLVQRAAERAGKHVVIISNNAALTALAGAAHIPVAKNLQSRPEIAEVPALKVDEDDDIIDGSAQGDDPKKPESIDSIESENATANPSSDKKVSPADAKNGKKKLPSIPDFNKFRKKFFLILAGVALLIGGGIWAFVIAPHATIAITAQTSQVAVNTQVKASDTAATSLSEGTIKTTTKASETPVSKTIPATGTKDVGTKATGTIRVTPTRETISDIVDHDVTVAAGSEVSSSSGAKYRLDSALTFSYDTLRTTRNGVTVGVTAVENGSKYNGASGSAKGLSGFEASFTASTSGGTDKTVTVVQQSDIDSATANLVSDAEKDAAKKALQSQFGKDATVIDASFVVNTSGVSIPAAGTEAPDGKAAIGGAIKYSLKAIIKADLNTFLDAYFKQQIDGKNNQKVYSNGVSSVSLTNVTIAGETVTAKLTANGKIGPKIDEAAIKEYVKGKRIGEVQEYVKAIDGVKSVDVNFSPFWVHTVPGDTKKITVKFVVDE, from the coding sequence ATGCGCAAACGATGCGAGATCGAATCAATCGTATCCTGCGCGTGTAATAGAAATATGCAAAAAGATGTTATCTATATTGATGTAGAAGACGACATTACCGCGATTATCGGTAAAATTAAAGCTGCTGAGCATGAGATCGTTGCGCTGGTGCCGCCGAAACGAACAGGCGCAATTCAAAGCGCGGTTAATTTGAAGCTAGTACAGCGAGCGGCAGAACGTGCTGGTAAACATGTCGTGATTATTTCAAACAATGCAGCACTTACGGCGCTTGCTGGCGCGGCGCATATTCCGGTAGCGAAAAACCTCCAAAGCCGACCGGAAATCGCGGAAGTGCCGGCGCTAAAAGTTGACGAGGACGACGATATTATTGACGGCTCGGCGCAAGGCGACGACCCGAAAAAGCCGGAATCAATTGATTCGATCGAAAGCGAGAATGCAACCGCAAATCCAAGCAGCGATAAAAAGGTATCGCCAGCAGACGCAAAAAACGGCAAGAAAAAACTTCCATCAATCCCTGATTTCAATAAATTCCGCAAAAAGTTTTTCCTGATTTTAGCGGGGGTTGCGTTACTGATTGGCGGCGGTATCTGGGCGTTTGTGATCGCGCCCCATGCTACGATTGCTATTACGGCGCAAACGTCGCAGGTCGCTGTGAATACGCAAGTAAAAGCCAGCGATACTGCAGCGACTAGTCTGAGCGAGGGTACGATCAAAACAACAACGAAAGCGTCGGAAACGCCGGTGTCGAAGACAATTCCGGCGACAGGCACGAAAGATGTCGGGACAAAAGCGACGGGTACGATCCGCGTGACGCCGACGCGCGAAACGATTAGCGATATCGTCGACCATGACGTAACGGTCGCAGCAGGTTCGGAAGTGTCATCGTCGAGCGGCGCAAAATACCGGCTTGATAGCGCACTGACATTCAGCTACGATACGCTGCGCACAACACGCAACGGCGTGACGGTCGGCGTGACAGCGGTCGAAAATGGCTCGAAATATAACGGCGCGTCCGGCAGTGCGAAAGGCTTATCAGGATTTGAGGCGAGTTTCACAGCATCAACGTCGGGCGGCACAGATAAGACGGTTACTGTCGTGCAGCAGAGCGACATTGATTCCGCGACAGCGAATTTAGTGTCCGACGCCGAAAAAGATGCGGCAAAAAAGGCGCTCCAGTCGCAATTTGGCAAAGACGCTACGGTCATCGACGCGTCGTTTGTCGTCAATACAAGCGGCGTATCAATCCCAGCAGCGGGCACCGAGGCGCCAGACGGCAAGGCGGCAATTGGCGGCGCAATCAAATATTCGCTCAAGGCGATCATAAAAGCCGACCTCAATACATTTCTCGATGCGTATTTCAAGCAGCAAATTGATGGAAAAAATAATCAAAAAGTGTATAGCAACGGCGTGTCGTCGGTGTCGCTTACGAATGTTACGATTGCCGGGGAAACTGTAACAGCGAAATTAACAGCAAACGGCAAGATTGGTCCGAAAATTGATGAAGCGGCAATCAAAGAATATGTGAAGGGCAAGCGCATTGGCGAAGTGCAAGAATATGTGAAAGCGATTGATGGCGTTAAGTCGGTCGACGTTAATTTCTCGCCGTTTTGGGTGCATACTGTGCCGGGCGATACAAAAAAGATAACGGTGAAATTTGTCGTCGATGAGTAA
- a CDS encoding YdcF family protein: MKKVVIAMSAIVMLIAAIIWGIGAYLYIDDLRSCGQAPTTSDACRSADAIVAVSGGDTLARADEAIKLYRNGWARYIVFSGAAADKSGPSNAQVMKRHAIASGVPATAILIETMSETTEENAMNTVQILDQHHISSVILVTSVYHQRRATLEFHKSAPKIFVRSHPVESDRQWQGNGWWLTPTGWNLAIQELGKIIVSTRN, encoded by the coding sequence ATGAAAAAAGTTGTAATCGCCATGAGCGCCATTGTCATGCTAATTGCCGCGATTATTTGGGGTATTGGCGCATATCTGTACATTGATGATTTACGCAGTTGCGGACAAGCACCGACGACTTCCGATGCGTGTAGATCAGCCGACGCTATTGTTGCTGTGAGCGGCGGCGATACGCTTGCGCGCGCCGACGAGGCAATTAAATTATACCGTAACGGCTGGGCGAGATATATCGTATTCTCGGGTGCGGCGGCAGATAAAAGCGGTCCGAGTAATGCACAGGTTATGAAACGCCATGCGATTGCGTCCGGCGTGCCGGCAACTGCGATCCTAATCGAAACAATGAGCGAAACGACAGAAGAGAACGCTATGAATACAGTACAAATTCTTGATCAACACCACATATCGTCGGTGATTCTAGTGACCAGCGTGTATCATCAACGCCGTGCTACGCTGGAATTTCATAAAAGTGCTCCGAAAATTTTCGTGCGCAGTCATCCAGTTGAGTCAGATCGCCAGTGGCAAGGCAACGGCTGGTGGTTGACTCCGACCGGTTGGAATCTTGCAATTCAAGAGCTTGGTAAAATTATCGTATCGACGAGGAATTAG
- the mltG gene encoding endolytic transglycosylase MltG produces MDGFRRSRSPEPRSPQAMAQPHFQPRPSGPQSAGQPPRTDSRPQAQTERQFRPGSQYQPLQRPRPLSNVNNTLPDVGNVPRNNSQNSAEPFRSRRDTPERGRVSSSPNKKSRRHKKWLIAFVIFSVIIAMAAGAYMWYTSQLKAASRSTEKHSVVISDGDSTATIAAKLKKIGVIRDELAFRIYAYLEGKAMVGSTCRVSPSQTVPEIVAKLAAGCRDFKAITFYPGGTLEASRYKASRARSGTDKTNARYVLKQAGFSDNDITTAFHAAYDSPLFADKPADAPLEGYMFGETYHVADDATAKQVLETVFAHMYKIVQKNNLVAKFKEQGLNLYQGITLASIVERELTCEDKPTAERKERCYQYQRGIAQVFIKRFRAGAKLGSDITAVYAADKAKIDIPKDDTNALVSIDSPYNTRKYEGLPPTPIAAPGELSLRAVANPTETDYNFFLAGDDGLIYFAKTNEEHEANIKNHCQKLCAAI; encoded by the coding sequence ATGGACGGATTTCGCCGGTCCAGGTCGCCAGAGCCGCGATCACCGCAAGCTATGGCGCAGCCGCATTTTCAGCCGCGCCCATCTGGTCCGCAATCTGCTGGGCAGCCGCCGCGCACAGACTCTCGCCCGCAAGCGCAAACGGAGCGGCAGTTTCGCCCAGGTTCACAATACCAGCCGCTGCAGCGCCCACGCCCCCTGTCAAACGTCAACAATACGCTGCCAGACGTAGGGAACGTGCCGCGCAACAATTCGCAGAACTCTGCCGAACCGTTCCGTAGCCGCCGTGATACGCCAGAACGAGGACGCGTGTCGTCTTCTCCGAATAAAAAATCTCGCCGCCATAAAAAGTGGCTTATCGCTTTTGTTATATTCAGCGTTATTATTGCTATGGCTGCCGGCGCATACATGTGGTATACTAGCCAGCTGAAAGCAGCCTCGCGCAGTACAGAGAAGCACTCAGTTGTTATTAGCGACGGCGACTCAACGGCGACAATTGCTGCTAAGCTGAAAAAAATAGGTGTCATTCGCGATGAATTAGCATTCCGAATTTATGCGTATTTAGAAGGTAAGGCAATGGTGGGCAGTACGTGCCGCGTTTCGCCGTCGCAAACCGTTCCCGAAATAGTGGCTAAATTAGCGGCTGGATGCCGTGATTTCAAAGCGATTACATTCTACCCGGGCGGCACGCTTGAAGCGTCGCGCTACAAAGCATCGCGCGCGCGAAGCGGCACCGATAAAACAAATGCGCGCTACGTTCTAAAGCAAGCCGGCTTTAGCGACAACGACATTACGACGGCATTCCACGCGGCATACGATAGTCCGTTGTTTGCCGACAAACCAGCGGATGCGCCGCTTGAAGGTTATATGTTTGGCGAGACATATCACGTAGCAGACGACGCGACGGCGAAGCAAGTTCTCGAAACGGTATTTGCGCATATGTATAAAATCGTGCAAAAGAACAATTTGGTCGCGAAATTTAAAGAACAAGGATTAAATTTATACCAGGGAATCACGCTTGCGTCAATTGTTGAGCGCGAGTTAACGTGCGAAGACAAGCCGACGGCAGAGCGCAAAGAGCGCTGCTATCAGTACCAGCGTGGTATCGCGCAAGTATTTATTAAGCGTTTCCGTGCAGGTGCAAAGCTCGGATCCGACATTACGGCAGTCTATGCCGCTGATAAGGCAAAGATTGATATCCCTAAAGACGACACTAATGCGCTTGTGTCGATTGATTCGCCGTACAATACGCGCAAATACGAGGGCTTGCCGCCAACGCCGATCGCTGCGCCCGGCGAATTATCGCTGCGGGCGGTCGCGAACCCAACCGAAACTGATTACAATTTCTTTTTAGCAGGCGACGATGGTTTAATTTACTTTGCGAAAACGAACGAAGAGCATGAGGCGAATATTAAAAATCATTGTCAAAAACTCTGTGCAGCGATCTAG